From the genome of Cygnus olor isolate bCygOlo1 chromosome 29, bCygOlo1.pri.v2, whole genome shotgun sequence:
GCGGCAGGACGGTGCCGCTCGGCGTCCCCACGCGGGACAGAGCCGCGAGCGGCGCTGCTGGCGGGCAGCAGCTCGCGAGGACCGGGCTCGAGCCCGCTTTAAGGGGCTCCGAGGTGCACATTTTaacccccaacccccccccttatccctccagcagcctcctctccGCCCTCGGGGACGGGGGTGGGGGGTTTCCGTCAGCCTGGAGGGGGCAGCGGGATATCCCTACCTCCAGCATGACGACGCAGATCTGTTTGACGCACTCGATGATGGACTGTGGGATCCCGGCGATGGTGATGGCTCGCTCGGTCGAGTTGGGCAGCATGTCCCCCGCCACCTGGACCTGCGCCCCCGtgctctgcaaaaaaaaacaaaaatgtgtcgcggtaaaaaaaaagaaataaaaatagccgGGGAGAGCCGGGCATGGCGCTGAGCTCACCGCGTCCGGCGGCCTCGTGGCCGAGTTATACatagccccccccccgcccttctCCCCCAAAATAAAGCCCGTTAATCCCAGCTGGAAATAATTCGgtcggaggaggaggaggaaccgGGCGGGAGCCTCTCCCCAGGACCCGAGTcgagcccagccctgccgcaGGCAGAGCCGGGCAGGGTTAATCCCGGTGGCAGGTCAGCAGCACCCGGCGCTAAGCGGCATTACGTGCCttcccccgggggggggggggggggaagatgaGGGGGGGGCTTGGCAGGCCGATGGcacgcagccccccccccaccaccagcTGGGAAAAGGGCCTGGAGAGGGGGGAATTtagagctgggggggggggggaaggcaggaACCCAAGCGTCCAGCTCCGAGGGGCGCTGCCAGGAAGCGGAGGCTGTGCCCCGAGTCTCAGTTTCACGAGCGCTAAAAATACCGGGAGCTCTTCACAAAGGCCAAGCGACGCCGCCTGCCTCTGCGCTgccgccccggggggggggggggccgacGCGAAGATTTTCCCCCTCAAaacgcccccccccaccccccccagaaGGGGGCCAGCACCTACCTCTCGGATCTCTTTGATCTTGCAGCCTCCTTTGCCAATGAGGGAGCCGCACTGGCTGGCGGGTACCACGAGCCGGAGAGTGACCGGGGGCCGGCTGGCAGCCGTGCTGTTGGTCATGGAGCTGCTGATGTCCtgcgaggaagaggaggcgcTCAGAGGGGCCGGCCGGGCTCGGGACCCTCGCCGGAGGGCCGGGGAGGACGGAGCTGAGAGGGGCAAGCTGGGTCAAAGCGCCCCCGGGTGCTCCCCGGGCCCGTTTCCCGGGGATTTTGTTAGCTGTGGAATCGCCACAGCCACGTTTTTGGGCTGGGCACAGGCAGATGAACCCCTTCGCTTGCTGCGTCTGTGAAAACGCGGGGTTTTTAACCGCCGCTGAGGTTTTTAGCCACCAGAGAGGTCGGCCACAGCCGAGTGGCGACCAGCTGCGCTGAAGGgacgcggggctgggggctcggaGCCCCCCTGCAGACAGCTCCTGGTTTATCTCGGAGCCTCCCCCGTAACGAGGAGGAGTAACGAGGgtgagggcaggagcagccggGGGAAAACGAGCCCGGCGCAGAGAGCAGCAGCCGTGGGTgcagggggaggggaggccGGGAGGGCCGAGCTGACCTACTAAAGGAAAAGCCGAGCGGCGGCAGCGAGAGCCGCGCCTGGACGGGGCTGAGCCCGCGGGAGGGCTCCCGGGACACGGCAGCAGCTCAGGGCTCAGAAATCTTTGGTATCCAGCCGagcgggggggctggggggggggtcggggacATCTGCCAGCATCAGGCCGCCTCCTCCAAGGAGGGGCCCCAAATTAAAAAGGGGATGAGGGCACTGGGCGTCGCGCCCCACAAGAGAGGGGAGAGGCAAGGAGCCGTACCCGCAGCAGGCGAGGGCAGCTCCCCCCTCCCAAAGGCCGTGGAGAAGCCCAAAAGCTCCTCACACCGCAGCCCTCAAGGGCTTTAACGCCCGCAGCCGGGATTTGGGCTCCCTGGGACCAGCACCCCCCACTCAACCTGCGGTTCCACGGGAGCGGGGCAGGATGCGGCTCCTCCTTCAGCGCCGCGGCACCCCCAGGGCCCTCCTCAGCAGGGCCGGAGGCGAAGCTGAGCCCCCACCGCACCCCGAGGCGggcggggaggcagcagggcagtCCAGGAGAACAAAGCAAGCAAGGCTCCAAAGCCCTGCTCAGTCTGAAGCCATCTCACCGGTGGCCGCGGGGCGTTTTCAAGCCCCACAAGTCCCCGCGGGGCCCCGAGGCTCGGCCAGCAGGCACTTAAGGACAgcgagcaggcaggagggaagcgCCGCTGCCTGTACCCTGCACCCTGCACCCTGACCCCACGCGGGGCAGGGCAAAGATTCGCCTCGGCCGGGCCAACGCCCCCAGCCCGCGCGGAACAGAGCCCGGacaccgccccccccctccaaaaaaagcTTCCCCTCGTGCTCCCGgccccccaggagctgcagggggggggcagagccagccctgcccggcGTCTTCACGGGGAGAAACCCATGCAGGAAGGCGGTGAAGGGACGGCCGCGACGCACCTCTTCCAGTTTGTCGATGATCATCGCAAAAGCTTTGAAGATGGCGTTGGTGGGGCCGGCGAGGGTGATGATCCGCTCGGGGCAGTTCCCTTCTGAGATGTTGATGCGAGCGCCGCTCTgcggggaaggagaaggaggaaaaaacaaaacaaaacaaacaaacaaaaaaaaaaacaacagaaattaaaaacaaaactaacgGAACCACGGGGGCGCCAGCGCCGAGCCCCGGCCCTCCCCCCGGCGCGGGGCAGCCATCTTAGCCTCGCCGCCTCCCTGCCCCGCCaggactacaactcccagcatgccccgcgcccgccgccggctCCATCTGCTGCCGGGGACGCGCGCCGGAAAATTCCTTTCaaggccgccgccgccgcggcccccccggccccccccccccccggccccggcgctcACCTCCTCGCGCATTTTCTTCACCGACTCCCCTTTctgcaggagggagagaagggagaggggtTAGCGCGGctgttttgggggagaaaagggcaaaaagaggagttgggggagggggggggtcggggggggggggtttgctGCTCGCTTACCTTCCCGATGATGCTCCCGACCTCctgggggggggaacaaaagCAGCGTTAGGAGCGctcggggggggagggggggggggaataaaacATCCCCGAGAGCACAAAGTctcattttgggggggggggggggcagcccccgcctCGCAGCCCACGCGGGGCTCATTTcggggcccccagcaccacccgcagccaaccccccccccccccccccgtacaccggctcccccccgccccccccccgcggtTATTTTTATTGCCGCGCTCTCGGAGCGCTGCCGCGGCCGTCACGAGCTGCCCGAGGCCCGGCCGGGTGCCAAGGAGCGCATTCCTCGCCTAATGGCGGCAGCGCCGAGGCCGGCGGGGAGCcgcgggagcggggccggcggggtttcgccccccccccccaccaccaccaccaccagcggGGTttcggggggcgggggggtgggtTTCGGGGGGCGCCGTACCTTTCCGTGCATGAGTAGCCGGATGGTGAGCGTGACATTTAATCCACCTTCAATGACGCCGGTGTCCATCTTGGGCTGCGGAGGGTcgggctgcggcggcggcggggcagcgggagctgggggggggggagagaagggtCGGCTCTGAGGCGCCCCGGCCATTTCAGGCCCCGTCCCGAAGAGATTCGAGCCCCTGAGTTCGTTTCTCTCCTCGCCCCCGGCGCTTTTTAGGGCCCGTTCCCCTCCCCAAGGTGCCTGGGAGAGGAGGGCCGTggggggcagagccccagcaggctgctccttgcccccacgggggggggggagggggttgaGGCCAGGTGCTGCGCCCCCACCTGCCCCCCCAAGGGCCACCCTCGCTCGTCCTCCGCTTTGGAggcttctcctgcagccc
Proteins encoded in this window:
- the PCBP2 gene encoding poly(rC)-binding protein 2 isoform X2, yielding MDTGVIEGGLNVTLTIRLLMHGKEVGSIIGKKGESVKKMREESGARINISEGNCPERIITLAGPTNAIFKAFAMIIDKLEEDISSSMTNSTAASRPPVTLRLVVPASQCGSLIGKGGCKIKEIRESTGAQVQVAGDMLPNSTERAITIAGIPQSIIECVKQICVVMLESPPKGVTIPYRPKPSSSPVIFAGGQDRYSSGSASYPHTAPSMCLNSDLEGPPQEATRQPLHGNELGPIPAWAAVLPVTWKRTRRAVAVPLTSRHGIGRPIPFKDSMPFHSQI
- the PCBP2 gene encoding poly(rC)-binding protein 2 isoform X1 → MDTGVIEGGLNVTLTIRLLMHGKEVGSIIGKKGESVKKMREESGARINISEGNCPERIITLAGPTNAIFKAFAMIIDKLEEDISSSMTNSTAASRPPVTLRLVVPASQCGSLIGKGGCKIKEIRESTGAQVQVAGDMLPNSTERAITIAGIPQSIIECVKQICVVMLESPPKGVTIPYRPKPSSSPVIFAGGQDRYSSGSASYPHTAPSMCLNSDLEGPPQEATRQPLHGNELGPIPAWAAVLPVTWNCRRTRRAVAVPLTSRHGIGRPIPFKDSMPFHSQI
- the PCBP2 gene encoding poly(rC)-binding protein 2 isoform X3 — encoded protein: MDTGVIEGGLNVTLTIRLLMHGKEVGSIIGKKGESVKKMREESGARINISEGNCPERIITLAGPTNAIFKAFAMIIDKLEEDISSSMTNSTAASRPPVTLRLVVPASQCGSLIGKGGCKIKEIRESTGAQVQVAGDMLPNSTERAITIAGIPQSIIECVKQICVVMLESPPKGVTIPYRPKPSSSPVIFAGGQDRYSSGSASYPHTAPSMCLNSDLEGPPQEATRQPLHGNELGPIPAWAAVLPVTWKPIPFKDSMPFHSQI